One segment of Physeter macrocephalus isolate SW-GA chromosome 3, ASM283717v5, whole genome shotgun sequence DNA contains the following:
- the LOC102992673 gene encoding 40S ribosomal protein S27-like has product MKHKKKHLVQSPNSYFMDVKCPGCYKITTIFNHARTGVLCVGFSTILCQPTGGKARLTEGCSFRWRQH; this is encoded by the coding sequence ATGAAACACAAGAAGAAGCACCTGGTGCAGAGCCCCAATTCCTATTTCATGGATGTGAAATGCCCAGGATGCTATAAAATCACCACCATCTTTAACCATGCACGAACAGGAGTTTTGTGTGTTGGCTTCTCTACCATCCTCTGCCAGCCTACAGGAGGAAAAGCAAGGCTTACAGAAGGATGCTCCTTCAGATGGAGGCAGCACTAA